In Andrena cerasifolii isolate SP2316 chromosome 11, iyAndCera1_principal, whole genome shotgun sequence, the genomic stretch AGCAACTACGCCCAGCAGAGACAAGAGGACCACGGTCTGCATAGGTAGATCGTAGCCAGCTGCTGGTTGAGAAGCGTAGTCCTGGCCTTGTATATTCTTCAGCAGGTCCTCCCTCAGGGTTGCCTTGTCCTCGTCCGACATGCCAGTCATCGATTCGAGCATCTCCAAGAGCTGCTGGGGCGTTGGGAGGTTTCCATCGAAGCCAGGTGTCCCATCTGGAGGCATAGCCGCATCGGAAGCTGCCTCAGATGCAGCATTCGCTGCGTCCTCCGCATTCTCGGCAGCGACAGCCTGAAGGCCACTCGCGAGTGTCATCCACATCCTAATTAGAAATATCGCCTCTGTTACAGCGGTAAATTTAAGACCACGATCGCCCCGAAATGCGCTCCGTTCACTCGAAGATAAGATAACGGTATTTTTAAACGGACACCGCGACCGATAGTGGGCATACCGAGAACCACCATATGTTTCTTCGCCGGGGTACCATGAAAACGACTCTTACGGACA encodes the following:
- the LOC143374646 gene encoding uncharacterized protein LOC143374646 isoform X1, yielding MWMTLASGLQAVAAENAEDAANAASEAASDAAMPPDGTPGFDGNLPTPQQLLEMLESMTGMSDEDKATLREDLLKNIQGQDYASQPAAGYDLPMQTVVLLSLLGVVALVFVFFVYKLFKCLMERETKREEKKKSKQLKKKK